A genomic stretch from Pectobacterium carotovorum includes:
- a CDS encoding flagellar protein FlhE has protein sequence MEILKYLSATALLPLCLFSGTAHALDGSYTSGDMKRMDVHSANIWNQFTFPISPGVAPPANTKVNIIYWNYGLGRLQVGNKGALTVYLCQGNTSTCINISDMQSGSTTAFKYKSATIPFFLYYRVDSKSIIGTIYGSGPTQLTVNWTDRW, from the coding sequence ATGGAAATTTTAAAATATCTTTCGGCTACAGCTTTGCTTCCCCTATGTTTGTTTTCCGGTACAGCGCATGCACTTGATGGTTCTTATACGAGTGGGGATATGAAAAGAATGGATGTTCATTCTGCAAATATTTGGAACCAGTTTACTTTTCCCATATCTCCGGGCGTTGCTCCTCCTGCTAACACAAAAGTAAATATAATATATTGGAATTATGGGCTAGGTCGGCTTCAGGTCGGGAACAAAGGAGCACTGACTGTCTATTTATGTCAGGGCAATACATCGACGTGCATCAATATTTCCGATATGCAGTCTGGTTCAACGACTGCATTTAAGTATAAGTCGGCTACCATACCATTCTTCTTATATTATCGTGTGGATAGCAAATCAATAATCGGTACTATTTATGGTTCTGGCCCTACACAGCTCACCGTAAATTGGACTGATCGCTGGTGA
- a CDS encoding TolC family protein has protein sequence MRKSILCLLILFSAHEGYAETALNPSQATRQGQATVSTSLNAQTIDLTLSDAIYLGLRDNRAIRSAYLDRIAQKFDLRVAEDRFTPKLSLTGSYLSNRNQSDRYRQGNLTPTSTLLTPYGTRFSLGWTYRHTQADNAGLSRNDGANITVIQPLLRGAGKDVTTAPVHIARLSEQLNRLALKSTVSQTITQIIAAYRELLRSQEQLQIARDALARARQLVDVNRAMIAAGRMAEFEIVQTEAEVATQELAHEEARNQLDTARLALLQLLALDLNTLIVATDAMQAQRVDVNAAQALKQAEASRPAYLAQIIANEQAALGLAVARNDRLWDVSLIGGASQVRDRAAQSSTSRTWENYVGVQVEIPIGDLSTRQAEVQARVNVRNQHIQLDEVRQQLERDVTNAVRDIGTRWRQFEISQRARDLSRRKLDIEREKLTVGRSSNFQVLSFENDLRNAENARLNALIGYLNAQAELDETLGTTLQSWDIALND, from the coding sequence ATGCGTAAATCTATCCTGTGTTTACTGATTTTGTTTTCTGCTCATGAAGGATATGCGGAAACAGCGTTGAATCCTTCTCAGGCGACGCGGCAGGGGCAGGCGACAGTCAGTACGTCGCTGAATGCACAAACGATCGATCTCACGCTGAGCGATGCCATTTATCTTGGTTTGCGCGACAATCGCGCGATCCGTAGCGCCTATCTGGATCGTATCGCGCAGAAATTTGATCTTCGGGTTGCAGAGGATCGTTTTACCCCCAAGCTGTCGCTGACGGGCAGTTACCTTTCCAACCGTAACCAAAGCGATCGTTACCGGCAGGGCAATCTGACGCCGACATCAACCCTGCTCACACCTTATGGCACCCGCTTCAGCCTCGGCTGGACCTACCGTCACACGCAGGCTGATAACGCCGGGTTGTCGCGTAACGATGGTGCCAACATTACTGTGATTCAACCTTTGCTGCGCGGCGCAGGTAAAGACGTCACGACCGCGCCAGTCCACATTGCACGGCTGTCTGAGCAGTTAAATCGTCTGGCGCTGAAATCTACGGTTTCACAGACGATTACGCAGATTATTGCTGCCTATCGAGAGCTGTTGCGCTCGCAGGAGCAACTGCAAATCGCGCGTGATGCGCTGGCGCGAGCGCGCCAGCTGGTTGACGTCAACCGTGCAATGATTGCCGCAGGGCGCATGGCTGAATTTGAAATTGTGCAAACCGAAGCTGAAGTGGCCACGCAGGAACTGGCGCATGAAGAAGCCAGAAACCAGTTGGATACCGCCCGCCTTGCGCTGCTGCAACTTCTGGCACTGGATTTAAATACGCTGATTGTGGCCACGGATGCCATGCAGGCACAGCGCGTTGATGTTAACGCCGCACAGGCGTTGAAGCAGGCCGAAGCTTCCCGACCGGCCTATCTGGCGCAGATCATCGCCAACGAGCAGGCGGCGCTCGGTCTGGCGGTTGCACGTAACGATCGCCTGTGGGATGTCTCGCTGATTGGGGGCGCCAGCCAGGTGCGCGATCGTGCAGCACAGAGCAGTACCTCACGTACCTGGGAGAATTATGTTGGCGTTCAGGTGGAGATCCCTATCGGCGATCTGAGTACCCGTCAGGCGGAGGTTCAGGCGCGAGTGAATGTGCGTAATCAGCACATTCAGCTGGATGAAGTCAGGCAGCAGCTTGAACGCGATGTCACTAATGCGGTACGTGATATTGGTACGCGCTGGCGGCAGTTTGAGATTTCCCAACGCGCGCGGGATTTGTCGCGCCGCAAGCTAGATATTGAACGAGAAAAGCTCACGGTAGGGCGTTCCAGTAACTTTCAGGTGCTGAGCTTCGAGAACGATTTACGCAACGCTGAAAATGCCCGCCTCAATGCACTGATCGGCTATCTCAATGCGCAGGCTGAACTGGATGAGACGCTGGGTACCACATTACAAAGCTGGGATATCGCACTCAATGATTAG
- a CDS encoding ABC transporter ATP-binding protein encodes MSDERITDLICLQGISHTYSIGASSQSVLHNISLSIPAGQSCAIVGASGSGKSTLLNIIGLLDQPVSGRLLLAGQDMSQASADERAIVRNRVIGFVFQSFNLLPRLDALDNVALPLTYRGVSRQVARQAAQIQLARVGLAERTHHRPADLSGGQRQRVAIARALVGEPALLLADEPTGNLDSQTADDIITLLLALNREQGTTLVMVTHDEGMACRMARRIHVQDGRIHEVNHV; translated from the coding sequence ATGTCTGATGAAAGAATAACGGATCTGATCTGTTTACAAGGTATTTCACACACCTATAGTATCGGTGCTTCCTCTCAATCGGTGCTGCACAATATTTCACTGTCTATTCCTGCCGGGCAAAGCTGCGCGATCGTGGGCGCGTCGGGTTCTGGTAAAAGCACCTTGCTCAACATCATCGGCTTGCTCGATCAGCCTGTCTCGGGGCGTTTATTGCTCGCAGGGCAGGATATGTCTCAGGCAAGTGCTGATGAACGTGCGATCGTGCGTAATCGGGTCATTGGCTTTGTCTTCCAGAGTTTTAATTTACTGCCGCGTCTGGATGCGTTGGATAACGTGGCGCTTCCCCTGACCTACCGCGGCGTCTCGCGTCAGGTCGCTCGCCAAGCCGCCCAGATACAGCTGGCGCGCGTCGGGCTTGCAGAGCGAACCCACCATCGGCCTGCCGACCTGTCCGGCGGTCAACGTCAGCGGGTGGCTATTGCGCGTGCGCTGGTCGGTGAACCTGCGCTTCTGCTGGCGGATGAACCGACCGGTAATCTCGACAGCCAAACGGCTGATGACATCATCACGCTATTGCTGGCATTGAACCGCGAACAGGGGACGACGCTCGTGATGGTGACGCATGACGAAGGCATGGCCTGCCGTATGGCGCGGCGCATTCATGTGCAGGATGGCCGAATCCATGAGGTAAACCATGTCTGA
- a CDS encoding autotransporter domain-containing protein, translating into MTSPTKALLATAIASLIPLSTSAAGTEPASSIDVLSGFNQFWTAGTAWNTGTPTPLGEIVLRQNIQTVIDIARSRTQAQEISAFEFDAQDANYAVIAGLGPLASLLKAETGAFTTVNGIPDSAYSSRVSDGGNGLGSTTSGLGKVVELVNAVRYPASTTPAKNNYNYPRPFRQTLDGEDLSWVLQKSLVARVPATGNGDGGFPSGHTNAGYLAAFGLAYAIPQQYSDLILRAGEIGYSRVVTGIHSPLDVIGGRMHATYYAIQDLVANPTLRAEAYAQAQAFFATQCGGTITACYTNGKNAEAAYAQYQIDKALYAKYTFEDTFTPIGDTSAAAVVPQNAEVLIETRYPYLTASQQRDILATTSNASGGVMDNGMGYDRLNLFKAANGYGAFNSNVSVTMNAADGGLSAADLWLNDITGTGAFTKSGSGQLTLAGRNSWSGGTTVSGGTLVGTNGRAFGSGAIVNNATLAFDISTDDTLANDISGSGTLRKDGAAKLTYTGNASAFTGTTQVTNGTLAVNGSLGGSITVADGATVSGSGAIGSLTVASGSTLAPGNSIGTLTVNGDLTLTNGAIYEVEVNPDTTESDLIAVTGTATLGDASVLHVGQSGDYRIASTYTILTAGNGISGTFGTVTSQYAFLDANLGYTANAVTMQLARNDITFASAATTANQSAVANAVESLGTGNAVYNAVAMLDRGAPPYAFDALSGEGYASLAGAMTRSALTVSDTVTDHARTAHDENVWINVSGGRQDAKGTNGTADTDYRRHGFLLGIDGALSDNMTLGIFAGADKGKFDVNNRRFSTDVDNYQLGAYANYTYNRLGFTFGTTGSWGDIAAKRAVTVGSLNEKLSADLDARTLQVFGEARMKFDTNVVSVEPFARLAHVASKMDSFSETGGAAALGGEAIKMDTTFSTFGVRLERSFGTQERAWTVNSSVGWRHAFGDIDPTARLHFIGADSHSVTGTPLAENSVRIEAGIGKKLTDNANLSLSYGGQFGGGVTDNTANLKLNVSF; encoded by the coding sequence ATGACATCCCCCACGAAAGCGCTTTTGGCTACGGCGATAGCCTCATTGATACCGTTAAGCACCTCTGCGGCAGGAACAGAACCCGCCTCATCGATTGATGTCCTGTCCGGCTTTAACCAATTCTGGACAGCGGGTACGGCCTGGAACACGGGCACCCCGACTCCACTTGGAGAAATCGTACTTCGGCAGAATATTCAAACGGTGATCGACATCGCCCGTTCACGGACTCAGGCGCAAGAAATCTCGGCTTTTGAATTCGATGCACAGGACGCAAACTACGCGGTCATCGCCGGTCTGGGTCCGCTTGCCAGTCTACTGAAAGCGGAAACTGGCGCGTTCACCACGGTGAACGGTATCCCTGACAGCGCGTACAGCAGTCGGGTGAGCGACGGCGGCAACGGTTTGGGGTCAACCACCAGCGGTCTGGGTAAGGTCGTCGAACTCGTCAACGCCGTGCGCTACCCAGCCTCAACCACACCGGCCAAAAATAACTACAACTATCCGCGTCCTTTCCGCCAAACGCTGGACGGCGAGGATCTAAGCTGGGTTCTGCAAAAATCACTCGTTGCCCGCGTGCCAGCAACGGGAAACGGTGACGGCGGCTTCCCCAGCGGACACACTAACGCAGGCTACCTCGCCGCTTTCGGTCTCGCCTACGCGATTCCGCAGCAATATTCAGACCTGATCCTTCGCGCTGGCGAGATTGGCTATAGCCGCGTTGTGACGGGTATTCACTCACCGCTGGATGTCATCGGCGGCAGAATGCATGCGACCTACTACGCTATTCAGGATCTTGTCGCCAATCCGACCCTGCGCGCAGAAGCCTATGCTCAGGCGCAGGCATTCTTTGCCACGCAATGTGGAGGCACCATCACCGCGTGCTATACCAACGGCAAGAATGCCGAGGCGGCCTACGCTCAATATCAGATCGATAAAGCCCTGTACGCCAAATACACGTTTGAAGACACCTTCACGCCTATCGGTGACACCAGCGCCGCCGCCGTTGTTCCGCAAAACGCGGAAGTACTGATCGAAACACGCTACCCCTATTTGACCGCCTCTCAGCAGCGCGACATTCTGGCGACAACGTCGAATGCATCAGGCGGCGTGATGGATAACGGTATGGGTTACGATCGCCTGAACCTGTTCAAGGCGGCAAACGGTTACGGCGCGTTCAACAGCAACGTTTCTGTAACGATGAACGCAGCAGACGGCGGTCTGTCTGCCGCCGATCTGTGGCTCAACGACATTACCGGCACAGGCGCTTTTACCAAGTCAGGCAGCGGGCAACTCACGCTAGCAGGGCGTAATAGCTGGAGCGGCGGCACAACCGTATCCGGCGGAACGCTGGTTGGCACCAATGGCCGGGCGTTCGGCAGCGGAGCGATCGTCAACAACGCCACGCTGGCTTTTGACATCAGCACCGACGATACGCTCGCAAATGACATTTCAGGCAGCGGGACACTGCGTAAAGACGGAGCGGCCAAGCTGACCTATACGGGTAATGCGTCTGCCTTTACCGGTACCACGCAGGTGACAAACGGCACGCTGGCAGTTAACGGTTCACTGGGCGGTTCCATCACGGTGGCCGATGGCGCTACCGTCTCCGGTAGCGGTGCGATAGGCAGCTTGACCGTAGCCAGCGGCAGTACGCTTGCACCGGGTAATTCCATTGGCACACTCACGGTGAACGGCGATCTGACCCTGACCAATGGGGCAATTTATGAAGTTGAAGTGAATCCAGATACGACCGAGAGCGATCTGATCGCCGTGACAGGAACCGCCACGCTGGGCGATGCTTCAGTGCTGCATGTCGGCCAGAGTGGGGATTATCGTATCGCGTCAACCTATACCATTCTGACGGCGGGCAATGGCATCTCCGGCACCTTTGGTACAGTGACGAGCCAGTATGCCTTCCTTGATGCCAATCTGGGCTATACCGCGAATGCAGTGACAATGCAGCTCGCGCGCAATGACATAACCTTCGCGTCAGCGGCGACCACCGCTAACCAGTCAGCCGTTGCCAATGCGGTGGAATCATTAGGAACAGGCAATGCCGTTTATAACGCGGTAGCCATGCTCGATCGGGGCGCACCACCGTATGCCTTTGACGCTTTATCGGGAGAAGGTTATGCCTCGCTGGCCGGAGCCATGACGCGCAGCGCATTGACGGTCAGCGATACCGTCACAGACCATGCCCGTACCGCGCACGATGAGAACGTGTGGATCAACGTTTCTGGTGGCCGCCAGGATGCCAAGGGCACCAATGGCACTGCCGATACCGACTATCGCCGCCATGGTTTTCTGCTCGGTATTGATGGCGCGCTATCCGACAATATGACGCTCGGTATTTTTGCAGGAGCGGATAAAGGCAAATTCGACGTCAATAATCGCCGTTTCTCTACAGATGTCGACAATTACCAGTTAGGTGCTTATGCAAATTATACGTATAACCGACTGGGGTTCACCTTCGGTACTACGGGAAGTTGGGGCGATATAGCAGCGAAACGCGCCGTCACCGTCGGTTCTCTGAACGAGAAACTGTCGGCGGATCTGGATGCGCGTACCCTTCAGGTATTTGGTGAAGCACGGATGAAATTCGATACTAACGTGGTTTCCGTGGAGCCTTTCGCTAGATTAGCGCACGTCGCCAGTAAAATGGATAGCTTCAGCGAAACCGGCGGCGCTGCCGCCTTGGGCGGAGAGGCAATCAAAATGGATACGACCTTTTCTACCTTCGGCGTACGTCTGGAACGCAGCTTCGGCACGCAAGAGCGGGCGTGGACCGTGAATAGTAGCGTCGGCTGGCGACATGCTTTTGGTGACATCGATCCCACCGCACGTCTGCACTTTATCGGAGCGGATAGCCATAGCGTGACGGGAACGCCACTGGCGGAAAACAGCGTACGAATTGAAGCTGGTATCGGCAAGAAACTGACCGACAATGCGAACCTGTCATTATCCTACGGTGGCCAATTCGGTGGCGGTGTTACCGACAATACCGCAAACCTGAAACTGAACGTCAGCTTCTAA
- a CDS encoding efflux RND transporter periplasmic adaptor subunit, which produces MIRHHFLSRLRRRHLMALLSIVAFGMFIWLLAGRTNEQESASQGQWLPVQPQLLENQLGLVGRIQAATQTTLAAPFEGVIREVLAREGQRVEEGQTLLILDPGQIEIQLRQAQADVLKTQREVQSLRQWEQSTEVSRARRALSSARSTFSNTQANLRDTQALFERGIVARMEVDTLKQQIRSQEQDVIAAQEELRTVLARGNGEDRKIAEMELTNAQVRYQALAAQVERQIVKAPFSGVVVRPATPDNGKPVVIQPGLPVNQGTSLFGVIAQDRFQVATRVEETDLHQLQEGMAVNVTGDGFAGQTLTGKVASIDMQADAADMSGSGAYYNVVVSLDTPLADLRQNIRLGMSARLAIIVYRNEQGIAVPAQAVRTDENGRAYVIYRPTADASPKKINVTLGKTVAQGVEIAGLEAGEVQIP; this is translated from the coding sequence ATGATTAGGCATCATTTTCTGTCTCGCCTGCGTCGGCGTCACCTTATGGCACTGCTGTCGATCGTGGCATTTGGCATGTTCATCTGGCTGCTGGCAGGGCGTACGAACGAGCAGGAAAGCGCGTCTCAGGGACAATGGCTCCCTGTTCAGCCCCAGTTGTTGGAAAATCAATTAGGGCTGGTTGGACGCATCCAGGCCGCGACGCAGACCACGCTGGCAGCGCCTTTTGAAGGTGTTATCCGTGAGGTGCTGGCACGCGAGGGACAACGCGTCGAAGAAGGGCAAACGTTACTGATACTGGATCCCGGGCAAATTGAGATTCAGTTGCGTCAGGCGCAGGCCGACGTGCTCAAGACACAGCGTGAGGTACAATCGCTCAGGCAGTGGGAGCAAAGCACAGAGGTGTCGCGCGCGCGGCGCGCATTAAGCTCAGCCCGGTCAACGTTTAGCAATACGCAAGCCAATCTTCGGGATACACAAGCGCTGTTCGAACGCGGTATCGTCGCGCGTATGGAAGTTGACACGCTAAAGCAGCAAATTCGTTCACAGGAACAGGACGTGATTGCGGCGCAAGAAGAGCTGCGAACGGTGCTGGCGCGGGGGAACGGCGAGGATCGCAAGATTGCAGAGATGGAACTGACGAATGCACAGGTGCGCTATCAGGCGCTGGCTGCGCAGGTTGAACGGCAAATCGTCAAGGCGCCGTTTAGCGGTGTTGTCGTGCGACCTGCTACGCCTGATAACGGCAAGCCTGTGGTCATCCAACCCGGTTTGCCAGTCAACCAGGGGACGTCGCTGTTTGGGGTCATTGCTCAGGATCGTTTTCAGGTGGCGACTCGGGTAGAAGAGACCGATCTGCATCAGCTGCAAGAAGGGATGGCGGTTAACGTGACCGGGGATGGCTTTGCCGGACAAACGCTGACAGGCAAGGTCGCGTCGATTGATATGCAGGCTGATGCGGCCGATATGTCAGGCAGCGGCGCGTACTATAATGTGGTGGTATCACTCGATACGCCGTTGGCGGACTTAAGGCAAAATATTCGCCTGGGGATGAGCGCGCGGCTGGCTATTATTGTCTATCGTAACGAGCAGGGCATCGCGGTGCCCGCACAGGCGGTGCGTACTGACGAGAATGGCCGTGCCTATGTGATTTATCGTCCGACCGCTGACGCTTCGCCAAAGAAAATCAACGTGACGCTGGGGAAAACCGTGGCGCAGGGCGTAGAAATCGCCGGGTTGGAGGCGGGTGAGGTACAGATTCCTTAG
- a CDS encoding ABC transporter permease has protein sequence MSDPRSRMEARQEHYGPSLQQRLLEPLNSLILLGRRAVLALLGIAVGCGSVVALLNIGHNAEAEAMGVFKGMGSDLLVATVQNRAGSHATGSVPADLDIPVLRQHLPDIKAATALIITSTEARLRGRSLSTMVVGCRAELSNVLGLTLAQGRYLSDFDEQSTYIVLGANVATQWASQGGGAAVGERVQVGGYLFEIVGILQPQGHNPLVPVSVDDSILMPISGMRRVMPAPQIISVIARNSNSDTLMQTGSQLKDYLAALMPKLDIDVQIPQQLLEGMAQQSRMFSWLLAGLGGISLLVGGVGVMNVMVMNVSERRREIGVRMALGARPRDIAGLFLLEAVVLSACGALIGAVCGIAAAWLFVFFSDWSVFSLSALSLPLGIGSSLAIGLFFGLNPAMTAARLEPVQALRDA, from the coding sequence ATGTCTGATCCTCGTTCACGGATGGAAGCGCGGCAAGAGCACTATGGTCCTTCGTTGCAACAGCGTCTGCTTGAGCCATTGAACAGCCTTATTCTTCTGGGGCGACGTGCCGTTCTGGCCCTCCTTGGGATTGCCGTGGGTTGCGGATCTGTTGTCGCTTTGCTGAATATCGGGCACAACGCGGAAGCTGAAGCCATGGGCGTCTTTAAAGGGATGGGCAGCGACCTGTTGGTGGCCACCGTGCAGAATCGGGCGGGCAGCCATGCTACCGGTTCGGTTCCTGCCGATTTGGATATCCCGGTTTTGCGACAGCATCTGCCTGATATTAAGGCGGCAACCGCGTTAATTATTACCTCCACCGAAGCGCGGCTGCGCGGGCGTTCACTGAGTACCATGGTGGTGGGCTGCCGGGCTGAATTGTCGAACGTTTTAGGACTGACGCTCGCGCAGGGCCGCTACCTGAGTGATTTCGATGAGCAAAGTACTTACATCGTGTTGGGTGCGAATGTGGCAACACAATGGGCATCGCAGGGGGGCGGCGCCGCTGTGGGTGAGCGCGTGCAAGTGGGCGGGTACCTGTTTGAGATCGTAGGAATCCTTCAGCCGCAGGGACACAATCCGCTAGTTCCCGTCTCGGTTGATGACTCTATCCTGATGCCGATCTCCGGTATGCGCCGTGTCATGCCTGCCCCACAAATCATCAGCGTGATTGCACGTAACAGCAACAGCGATACGCTGATGCAAACGGGCTCACAGTTAAAGGATTATTTGGCCGCTCTGATGCCGAAACTTGATATCGATGTGCAAATCCCACAGCAGCTACTGGAGGGAATGGCACAGCAGTCGCGGATGTTTTCATGGCTGCTGGCGGGGCTGGGGGGGATTTCCCTGCTGGTAGGTGGGGTTGGGGTGATGAATGTCATGGTGATGAATGTGTCCGAACGACGCCGTGAAATTGGTGTTCGTATGGCGCTGGGGGCGCGGCCGCGCGATATTGCGGGTTTGTTTTTACTGGAGGCCGTTGTGCTATCCGCCTGCGGGGCTCTGATCGGGGCGGTGTGTGGTATCGCGGCGGCGTGGCTGTTTGTCTTTTTTTCAGACTGGTCAGTCTTTTCACTTTCGGCATTGTCACTTCCCCTCGGCATTGGCAGTTCATTGGCGATTGGCCTGTTTTTTGGGCTTAACCCGGCGATGACCGCCGCACGGCTTGAACCCGTACAGGCGCTACGCGATGCGTAA